The nucleotide window CGCCATGAGCCGATCGTGAGTCCCCTGCTCCACAAGCCGCCCCTTCTCGATCACCAAGATCCGATCCACGTCATGGAGGGTCGTCAGCCGATGCGCGATGATGAAGGTGGTCCGTCCCTTGGTCAATTCGTTCAAGGCTTCGCGGATCTTCACTTCTGTTTCGGTATCGATATTCGAGGTGGCCTCGTCGAAGATCACGATCGGCGGATTCTTGAGCAGCACCCTGGCGATCGACACCCGCTGTTTTTGACCGACCGAGAGCTTCACGCCTCGCTCTCCGATTCTGGTTTCGTACCCCTCTGGAAGGTCGAGGATGAAGTCATGGGCTCGCGCGGCCCGTGCCGCCGCCTCGATGCGCTCATCGGCCGCCGCCAAATCGCCGTACAGAATATTCTCCCGTACGGTGCCGTTAAAGAGGAAGGGCTCCTGCTGAACGTAGCCGATTTGGCGGCGCAGATACTCGAGCGGCACGTCCCTGACGTCCTGGTCGTCGATCAACACCGCCCCGCCTGTGACGTCGTAGAACCGCATCAGCAGCTTGAGCAAGGTGCTCTTGCCGGCGCCGCTGGGCCCGACCAACGCGATTCGTTCCCCGGCCGAGACCGAGACGGACAACCCGTCCAGAACCGGCACCTCCGGCCGGTACCGAAACTCGACGCGATCGAACCGCACCTCCCCGCGCGCCTTGCCCGCCGGAGCCGACGCACCCGGCGCATCGGCCACGTCGGGCTTCGTATCCAGCACCTCGAAGACCCGATCGCTGGCCGCCAGGGCATGCTGCAGCAGATGGTTCACGGAATGAATCTGATTGATCGGGACGTAGAATAAGCTCAGATACGAGAGGAAGAGCACCAGCTCGCCGAGGGTCAATCGTCCGGCCGAGACCTCCCCCGCTCCGTACCAGAGAATGAGCACGGCGCCGAGGCTTCCCACGAGAATCATGCCGGGCGAATAGAGAGACCATAGGTACATCGCCTTGAGGTTGGCGCTGCTATAGGCCCGGCTCAGACGGTCGAACCGCTCTTGTTCGTGCGCCTGTCTGCCGAATCCCATGGTCTCCCGGATACCGGAGAGGGCGTCCTGAATGTATCCGCTGATCTCGGCCGCGCCTTGGCGGATATCATGGTAAAACCCGTGGACCTTCGTGGTGAATCGGCCGGCCGCCCACATGAGGAAGGGAATCGGCACCAGCGACAGCACCGCCAGCTTCCAGTTCAGCGCGAAGAGCATGATCGTGATGCCGATCAGCGTCAGCGAGGCCGTAAGCGCCGCTTCCACTCCGTCGATGAAGATGCGTTCCACATGCTCGGTGTCGTTCGTCACGCGCGACATGATTTCGCCGGTCGAGCGATTCTCGAAGTACGTGAGTGACAGCCGCTGGACCGCGGCGAAGACCTCACTGCGGAGTTCGTGCACGACGGTCTGTTCCAGGGTGTTGTTCAATCGGATCCGCAGGGAGGCAAACACGTTCTTGCCGATATAGGCGATTACGAGCCCGGCGAGCGCCCAGGGAAGGAGCGCTTCCTGCTTGGCCTGAATCACGTCGTCGATGACGATCTTGACGATCCACGGAGGCACCAATTCCATGGCGGTGGCGCACAAGGCGCACAGCAGCGTGGCGGCCGCCAGGCCGCGGTGGGGCCGCAGATACTGTAAGACACGCAAGAGGGATTTCACAACGATTTGCCAGAGCCAAGGCCAAGACGAAGGCCAAGGGCAAGGGACGGATCGTTCAGATGACCGGAGTCGGTTCCTTCCGCCAGTACTTGTCGAATTCCGTCAGTTGAGTGAGCGTGGACAGGTCCGTCATCCGATCCAGGAACAGTTTGCCGATGAGATGGTCGCTTTCATGCTGGATGCAGACGGCATACAGCCCATCCGCTTCGATGTCAACCGACTTGCCGTCGCGGTCCAAGGCTTGGACACGGATGACCGAGGGCCTGACGACTTTGCCCCGCAGACCGTCGACGCTCAGGCAACCTTCCCAGTTTTCTGCTTGCTGCGGGCCGTAATAGACGATCTTGGGATTGATCAAGGCCGTCTCAGGAAATCCACCGTCCCCTTCGCATCCCATTACGACCAGTTGGATCGAATGGGAAACTTGTGGCGCAGCCAAACCGATGCCGGGCTCATCCAGCATGGTCTCGAGCATGTCGTCGATCAGTTGCTGGAATTCCTTGGTGTGGATCTCGCGGACATCTACCGGAACTGCGACCTTGCGCAGGATCGGATTGCCGAGTTTTGCGATGGGAAGCACTGCCATAGGCCGGCGGACGTCCTTTCGTCACTGTACACGGAACACCACGCGTCGGATCTTCACATATAACATAGCGATTTTCGTTGTCGCAAGGCGCGTCTCACCCCGGTTGGGGCGCGGAACGACGCCTCGGCTCGGGAAGCTGGAACGAGTCTTTTTCAATGTTCCACCATTCGGTCCATTCCCCGGTCCATTGTGTTCGATCCTCTTTGGTCGAGGTCTCCCAGTCGTGAAATTCGGTTTCGTGGCGCGTCAGAATCCAGAGAGACTGCACGGCCGACAGCCCCACGAAGCGTTCATCGTCGGCAATCATATCGATCAGGATCGGGATGATCGCCTTGTCCCTCACATACCGGGCCTCGAATGCGGCGGTCTTCCGAATCGACGAATTGGGGTCCTTCGACATGACCTGAACCGCTTCGGGAGTTTTGGACGGGTCCAGTCGAATCGACACGCGGAGCGCATGCTCGCGTACGCGGGGAATCTCGTTCGGATCCTTGGCGGTCGTGATCAACGCCGGGACGGCGGCCGGCGCCTTCAGCATGGACAGGGTTTCGATCGCGTTGTATCGGATTCTGGGACCCGGCATCGTGAGCGCCTTCACGAGCACCGGCACCGCCGGCTCGCCCAGATGCACGAACTCGCCCATGGCCCAGAATTCCTGTTTTCCCTCCAGCAGCGGCAGCAAGGCTTCGGCCCGCTGCAGTTCTTCCTGGCTCAACGGCTTGGTATTTTGCGGAACGGTCTCGGCCGGCGCGTGCTGGGTCGTCGGAGGCATCTCATAGGGCATCTGCGCCGGGATCGGCGCGGGCCGGTCGAGGGCGAATGCCGCCAGCGGTGCGGTAAGACAAGCTGCTACAGTCGCTCGGGTGATGACGTTACGTACTCTGGTGCGCACTGGTTCCCCTTTCGTCAGAGATCATTCGTCCGGATCGTTCCATCGTCGATGGACCAACTCATATAATACCGGTAACACGACCAAAATCAAAAACGCCGCGGTCAGCATCCCGCCGACCACCACGCGGGCCAGCGGCTTCTGGGCCTGGGAGCCGATCCCCGTCGCCAGGGCCGCCGGCAGCAATCCGATGGCGGCTCCCAAGGTGGCCATGAGGATCGGCCGCATCTGTACGTCGGCCCCTTTGATGACCGCTTCCCGAAGACTCACGCCGGTCATGCGAAATTCCTCGATGCGTGAAATCAACAACACGCCGCCGAGGATCGCCACGCCGAGGGTGGAGATCACCCCGACGGCCGCCGAAATACTGAAGTGAGTCTGCGTCAACACCAGCGAGAGCACGCCGCCGACCAGGGCAAAGGGCACCGTCGCGAGCACCAGCAACGCATTTCTCAACGAGTCGAACGTCGTATACAGCAGGAACAGAATGATCACCAGACTGACCGGCACGATGGTCAACAGTCGTGTCTGCTCGTCTTTCAGCTGATCGTACTGTCCGGCCCATTCCATGCGATACCGCTCCGGCAGCGTCACTTCCTTCCCCAATCTCGCCTGGGCTTCTTCCACCGTGCTTTGCAAATCGCGCTCGCGTACGCTGAATTTGATGGGAATGTAGCGCTCGTTGTTTTCCCGATAGATGATGAAGGCCCCCGTCTGAGAGGTGATCGTGGCCAGTTGCTTCAACGGGATCCGCGCGCCGTCCGGTGTGCTCACAAGGATGTTGCTGATGGACTCGACGTCTTGGCGGAACTCCGGCATGAACCGCACCACCAGGTCGATCAGGCGCTCGCCTTCAAAGACCTGCGTGACCGCCTGGCCGCCGACCGCCGCCTGCACCACGGCATTGACGTCCGCCACCTGCAGGCCGTATCGCGCGCTGGTTTCGCGGTCCACTTGGATCAAGAGGTTCGGCTGGCCGACGAGCCGGAAGATGCCGAGATCCTTCACGCCCTTGACCTCCTTCATGACGCTCTCGATTTCCACCGCCTTGGATTCCAAGGTTTTGAGGTCGCGGCCGAAGAGCTTGATCGAGTTTTCTCCCTTGACCCCCGACATGGCTTCTTCGACGTTGTCCTGGATGACCTGGGAAAAGTTGAAGATGACCCCCGGGATCTTGTGCAGGCGGCCTTCGATTTCCTGGATCAATCCGTCCTTGTCCAGGCCGGAGCGCCATTCCTTCTTCGGCTTCAAATTGGCCAGGAACTCCGCGTTGAAGAAGCTGGTCGGATCCGTCCCGTCGTCCGGCCGGCCCAGCTGCGAGACGACCGTCGTCACCTCCGGCGAGTCGCGAAACATTCCCCGGATGTCGCCGGCCAGGCGGGCGGCCTGTTGAAAGGAGATGTCCACCGGCATCGTCGCCCGTACCCAGAGGTTGCCTTCCTCCAGAGCCGGCATGAACTCCCCGCCGAGCGATCGTAGCGCCACAAAGGTCAGGAACAGCAGGCCCGCCGCCACGCCCAGGACCGGCAGGCGATGGTCGAGGGAGAAGCCGAGAATGCGGTGATACAGCCGCCGGACCACTCGCACGACCGCCGTATCCTCTTCGCTGAGCGGTCCCTGCAACAGAAACGAACAGAG belongs to Nitrospira sp. and includes:
- a CDS encoding ABC transporter ATP-binding protein: MKSLLRVLQYLRPHRGLAAATLLCALCATAMELVPPWIVKIVIDDVIQAKQEALLPWALAGLVIAYIGKNVFASLRIRLNNTLEQTVVHELRSEVFAAVQRLSLTYFENRSTGEIMSRVTNDTEHVERIFIDGVEAALTASLTLIGITIMLFALNWKLAVLSLVPIPFLMWAAGRFTTKVHGFYHDIRQGAAEISGYIQDALSGIRETMGFGRQAHEQERFDRLSRAYSSANLKAMYLWSLYSPGMILVGSLGAVLILWYGAGEVSAGRLTLGELVLFLSYLSLFYVPINQIHSVNHLLQHALAASDRVFEVLDTKPDVADAPGASAPAGKARGEVRFDRVEFRYRPEVPVLDGLSVSVSAGERIALVGPSGAGKSTLLKLLMRFYDVTGGAVLIDDQDVRDVPLEYLRRQIGYVQQEPFLFNGTVRENILYGDLAAADERIEAAARAARAHDFILDLPEGYETRIGERGVKLSVGQKQRVSIARVLLKNPPIVIFDEATSNIDTETEVKIREALNELTKGRTTFIIAHRLTTLHDVDRILVIEKGRLVEQGTHDRLMAEGGVYAGLYEAQFQT
- the def gene encoding peptide deformylase gives rise to the protein MAVLPIAKLGNPILRKVAVPVDVREIHTKEFQQLIDDMLETMLDEPGIGLAAPQVSHSIQLVVMGCEGDGGFPETALINPKIVYYGPQQAENWEGCLSVDGLRGKVVRPSVIRVQALDRDGKSVDIEADGLYAVCIQHESDHLIGKLFLDRMTDLSTLTQLTEFDKYWRKEPTPVI
- a CDS encoding HEAT repeat domain-containing protein, with protein sequence MRTRVRNVITRATVAACLTAPLAAFALDRPAPIPAQMPYEMPPTTQHAPAETVPQNTKPLSQEELQRAEALLPLLEGKQEFWAMGEFVHLGEPAVPVLVKALTMPGPRIRYNAIETLSMLKAPAAVPALITTAKDPNEIPRVREHALRVSIRLDPSKTPEAVQVMSKDPNSSIRKTAAFEARYVRDKAIIPILIDMIADDERFVGLSAVQSLWILTRHETEFHDWETSTKEDRTQWTGEWTEWWNIEKDSFQLPEPRRRSAPQPG
- a CDS encoding CusA/CzcA family heavy metal efflux RND transporter, encoding MIARIVEISLVQRFLLCTLGLALLFGGLYAFHLLDIVAYPDPSPPMVELITQNPGWSAEEIERQITIPIEVALTGMPGLKDVRSLSIFGLSDIKVYFDFGTDIFRDRQEVLNRLMSVQLPNGVQPSLSPWWAIAEIYRYEMTGSGATSLTDLKTIQDWQVRREFRRIPGVIDVTAFGGTTKEYHIDIDPGKLISYGVSLSQVMHALANSNANVGGNYLTVGSQNYNIRGLGLIDDLKDIENVMVTSKDGTPVFVKSLGTVSVGHRVRLGKVGIDDRDDVVEGVVLLQRGYKALPVLDSVRAKVQDLNSWKLPAGVKVTTFYDRTALIHTTVETVTDILVSGMVLVFLILFVFLGHFRAALIVALTIPLSLLFTFSMMVLVGQSANLISLGSIDFGIIVDATLIMVESIFFHLAHAKTQNLTVNQQIVRAARQVGRPIFFSTAIIVVAFIPLFTMTGVPGKIFAPMSVTYGFALVGALIMAFTLAPVLCSFLLQGPLSEEDTAVVRVVRRLYHRILGFSLDHRLPVLGVAAGLLFLTFVALRSLGGEFMPALEEGNLWVRATMPVDISFQQAARLAGDIRGMFRDSPEVTTVVSQLGRPDDGTDPTSFFNAEFLANLKPKKEWRSGLDKDGLIQEIEGRLHKIPGVIFNFSQVIQDNVEEAMSGVKGENSIKLFGRDLKTLESKAVEIESVMKEVKGVKDLGIFRLVGQPNLLIQVDRETSARYGLQVADVNAVVQAAVGGQAVTQVFEGERLIDLVVRFMPEFRQDVESISNILVSTPDGARIPLKQLATITSQTGAFIIYRENNERYIPIKFSVRERDLQSTVEEAQARLGKEVTLPERYRMEWAGQYDQLKDEQTRLLTIVPVSLVIILFLLYTTFDSLRNALLVLATVPFALVGGVLSLVLTQTHFSISAAVGVISTLGVAILGGVLLISRIEEFRMTGVSLREAVIKGADVQMRPILMATLGAAIGLLPAALATGIGSQAQKPLARVVVGGMLTAAFLILVVLPVLYELVHRRWNDPDE